The proteins below are encoded in one region of Clostridium estertheticum:
- a CDS encoding GGDEF domain-containing protein, with protein sequence MNDGYIRREIKVLLEKANLLKNSDSQRTIEFSNDALLLSEKIGYTLGEKVANLYMAYSYYSIGNDEKALELIFVSLHYFIEEGFCDLIWLEYNLLGIIFSELGDIEKSMSFYDKAQIAAKEIDLGKRYDNKATSKKSTMLTLNNIAENYKLLNEYKEALSYSERAYDIDSLSDYSLSSGVTILSLGEIYYLLEEYEKANILSYKALKYMKRYNYTIADADIYKLLAQTSWKKGDYVKADEYFYIAINLNEKESIPSYKIDALLSYYEYMMERKKTKKAIGILINACNVSIKYKQHEKVSEISMMLSIFYEKSGEYESSFRYMKLHYKYEKKHTEAYNKNIIQSLNMKKKMLEIEKENNRIIEKNENLKIESQSLQMLVEKISIISELGQKITSTLNEHSILDILYSSIKNFMDFSYFCIGLYDEDNSMINYLDAVINGKKENIPGLSILSKPSFTGKCIESSELIIINDISKEFPKYINEGTYNNQLKLNYNSELNSMMFCPLIVNAQVIGVMSIQSKEKNAFTPYHIEMVKALSAYAAIAINNAIKSMELETEVKKTKGIQIELEKLNKVLLSLSENDSLTGISNRRKFDIYINDVWESSIRERNSLSLLIIDIDYFKEYNDNFGHLEGDNCLARVASILANLNNGPYFVARFGGDEFVILLPESSIDYAIKFGENLRSKLKKLNIRHKFSEISDRITLSIGISSVFPSKNITINEFIRKVDNELYIAKRNGRNGISADVY encoded by the coding sequence ATGAATGATGGTTATATAAGGAGAGAAATTAAGGTACTTTTAGAAAAAGCTAATTTACTAAAAAATAGTGATTCTCAGCGGACAATAGAATTCTCAAATGATGCATTACTCTTATCTGAAAAGATAGGATATACACTTGGTGAAAAAGTCGCTAACTTATATATGGCTTATTCGTACTATAGCATTGGGAATGATGAAAAAGCTTTAGAATTAATATTTGTTTCACTTCATTATTTTATTGAAGAAGGATTTTGTGATCTCATATGGTTGGAATATAATTTATTAGGTATTATATTTAGTGAGTTAGGTGACATTGAAAAAAGCATGAGTTTTTATGATAAAGCACAAATAGCTGCAAAAGAAATTGATTTAGGTAAAAGATATGATAATAAGGCTACTTCAAAAAAATCGACAATGCTTACTTTAAATAATATTGCAGAAAATTATAAATTACTTAATGAATACAAAGAAGCATTAAGTTATAGTGAAAGAGCATATGATATAGATTCTTTATCGGATTATAGCTTATCTAGTGGAGTAACTATCCTTAGCTTAGGTGAAATTTATTATTTATTAGAGGAATATGAAAAGGCGAATATTCTCTCGTATAAAGCTTTAAAGTATATGAAACGGTATAATTATACTATAGCGGATGCTGATATCTATAAATTATTAGCGCAGACTTCATGGAAAAAAGGAGACTACGTAAAGGCTGATGAATATTTTTATATTGCTATAAATTTAAATGAAAAAGAATCAATACCTAGTTACAAAATTGATGCATTACTTAGTTATTATGAATATATGATGGAACGAAAAAAAACAAAAAAAGCAATTGGTATATTAATAAATGCCTGTAATGTATCAATAAAATATAAACAACATGAAAAAGTGTCTGAAATATCGATGATGTTATCAATATTTTATGAAAAGTCAGGAGAATATGAATCATCTTTTAGATATATGAAATTGCACTATAAGTACGAAAAAAAACATACAGAGGCCTATAATAAAAATATTATTCAGAGTCTAAATATGAAAAAGAAAATGTTAGAAATTGAGAAAGAGAATAATAGAATTATAGAGAAAAATGAAAACTTAAAAATAGAATCACAATCGCTGCAAATGCTTGTTGAAAAAATATCTATTATTAGTGAACTAGGACAAAAAATAACTTCAACTTTAAATGAACATTCGATATTAGATATACTTTATTCAAGCATTAAAAATTTTATGGATTTTTCTTATTTCTGTATTGGTCTTTATGATGAGGATAATTCTATGATAAATTATTTAGATGCTGTTATTAACGGCAAAAAGGAAAATATACCTGGTCTTTCAATTTTAAGTAAACCAAGTTTTACTGGGAAGTGTATTGAGAGTAGTGAGTTAATTATAATTAATGATATTAGTAAAGAGTTTCCGAAATACATTAACGAGGGAACGTATAACAATCAATTAAAATTGAATTACAATTCAGAACTAAACTCAATGATGTTTTGTCCTCTTATAGTAAACGCTCAAGTTATAGGTGTAATGTCAATACAAAGTAAAGAAAAAAATGCTTTTACACCATACCACATTGAAATGGTTAAAGCATTATCAGCTTATGCTGCTATAGCAATTAATAATGCAATAAAATCAATGGAACTAGAAACGGAGGTTAAAAAAACAAAAGGAATTCAAATTGAATTAGAAAAATTGAATAAAGTATTATTATCTTTGTCTGAGAACGATAGTTTAACGGGGATTTCCAATAGGAGAAAGTTTGATATCTACATAAATGATGTTTGGGAGAGCAGTATAAGAGAAAGAAATAGTTTATCTTTGCTAATCATTGATATAGATTATTTTAAGGAGTATAATGATAACTTTGGTCATTTAGAAGGGGATAATTGCTTAGCTAGAGTTGCTAGCATTTTGGCAAACTTGAATAATGGACCATATTTTGTTGCAAGGTTTGGTGGTGATGAATTTGTGATTTTATTGCCAGAAAGTTCAATTGATTATGCAATTAAATTTGGAGAAAATTTAAGAAGTAAATTGAAAAAGTTGAATATTAGACATAAATTCTCGGAAATTTCAGATAGAATTACTTTATCGATTGGAATATCTTCGGTTTTTCCTAGCAAAAATATAACAATAAATGAATTTATAAGAAAGGTTGATAATGAACTTTATATTGCTAAAAGAAATGGAAGAAATGGAATATCAGCTGATGTATACTGA
- a CDS encoding oleate hydratase has protein sequence MKFNFDQTIDVEKTNAYMVGAGLASMAAAIYLIRDGHVPGKNIHIYEELDITGGSMDGNGNAKDGYVIRGGRMFDREAYACTFGIMESIPSLTDPKVSIMDEFNAFNKQIHTHAKARLIDNDANILDVSTLGFDREDRMALMDIMINSEDSLGTKTIKECFPEAFFKTNFWLQWTTLFAFETWHSAVELKRYLHRFIQELPRLKDLSGIRRTPYNQYDSMLLPMTKWLKSQGVNFELNCRVTDLEFKPSDTETTVTAFKCLKNGKETRIEVGAGDLAFATIGSLTAGTSLGSMTKPAIINDKHVGGAWDLWEKIADGRPEFGNPKVFDERVEESMWESFTVTLKDPTMYKKIIEFSGNQPGTGAHMTFRDSAWLMTIVLHNQPHFIGQADEIQIIWGYSLFPYAKGDFIKKRMVDCTGEEILAEVLYHLNFKDDMKKIIETSICIPCILPFTTAQFLTRAKGDRPQNIPEGSTNLALLGQFCEIKDDVVFTMDYSVRGAQIAVYKFLNLNKTLTPIYKGQHDVRVMLNSVLEMMKDDNLSKELLAIKSLLK, from the coding sequence ATGAAATTTAATTTTGATCAAACTATTGATGTAGAAAAAACAAATGCTTATATGGTTGGTGCTGGACTTGCATCAATGGCAGCTGCGATATATTTAATTAGAGATGGACATGTTCCAGGTAAAAATATTCATATATATGAAGAATTAGATATAACAGGTGGAAGTATGGACGGAAATGGTAATGCAAAGGATGGTTATGTAATCCGTGGTGGAAGAATGTTTGATAGAGAAGCTTATGCTTGTACATTTGGAATAATGGAAAGCATTCCTTCATTAACTGATCCTAAAGTTTCAATAATGGATGAATTTAATGCTTTTAATAAACAGATTCATACCCATGCAAAAGCTAGATTAATAGATAATGATGCTAATATATTAGATGTATCGACTTTAGGATTTGACCGTGAAGATAGAATGGCATTAATGGATATAATGATTAACTCTGAAGATTCTTTAGGAACAAAAACTATTAAAGAGTGTTTCCCAGAAGCATTCTTTAAGACAAATTTCTGGCTTCAGTGGACTACACTCTTTGCATTTGAGACTTGGCATAGTGCTGTAGAACTTAAGCGATATCTTCATAGATTTATTCAAGAATTACCACGACTTAAAGATTTATCTGGAATACGTCGTACACCATATAATCAATATGATTCAATGTTATTACCTATGACAAAATGGTTAAAATCACAAGGGGTTAATTTTGAATTAAACTGCAGAGTAACTGATTTAGAATTTAAACCATCGGATACTGAAACTACAGTTACGGCATTTAAATGTCTTAAAAATGGAAAAGAAACTAGAATAGAGGTCGGCGCTGGAGATTTAGCATTTGCTACTATTGGTTCATTAACAGCGGGTACTAGCCTTGGATCAATGACTAAGCCAGCAATAATTAATGACAAGCATGTAGGTGGAGCATGGGATCTCTGGGAGAAAATTGCAGATGGTCGTCCTGAGTTTGGTAATCCAAAGGTCTTTGATGAACGAGTTGAAGAATCAATGTGGGAGTCTTTCACAGTTACACTTAAGGATCCAACAATGTATAAGAAAATAATAGAATTCTCAGGTAATCAACCGGGTACTGGAGCCCATATGACATTTAGAGATTCTGCATGGCTTATGACAATAGTTTTGCATAATCAACCACATTTTATCGGCCAAGCTGATGAAATACAAATTATTTGGGGTTATTCTTTATTCCCATATGCAAAGGGTGATTTTATAAAGAAGAGAATGGTAGATTGTACTGGTGAGGAAATATTAGCCGAAGTATTATATCACCTAAACTTTAAAGATGATATGAAGAAAATTATAGAAACATCTATTTGTATACCATGTATATTACCGTTTACAACAGCACAATTTTTAACTAGGGCAAAGGGTGATAGACCTCAAAATATTCCAGAAGGTTCAACTAATTTAGCATTGCTTGGACAATTCTGTGAAATAAAAGATGACGTAGTATTTACAATGGATTATTCAGTAAGAGGTGCACAAATTGCTGTTTATAAATTCCTAAATCTAAATAAGACACTTACTCCTATTTATAAAGGACAACATGATGTACGTGTAATGCTTAATTCTGTACTTGAAATGATGAAAGATGATAATTTAAGTAAGGAATTACTTGCAATAAAATCTTTGTTAAAATAA
- a CDS encoding LrgB family protein: protein MNDLITSPVFGVITSLIAYEIGLYIKKKGRLSIFNPLMIAVIILILFLTKFHIKYEDYNKGGQIISFFLFPATVALALPMYKKFVLFKENATPILIGIFSGAISGFISVVFLSKLFGLTDVLIKSLMPKSITTPIGIALSKQLGGLQSITVVAIIITGIIGSIVGPFLYKIFKINDKVALGIAMGSSAHALGTARAMEIGEVEGAMSGLTMAISGVMTVLLYPLLWKMFLKLF from the coding sequence ATGAATGATTTAATTACTTCACCAGTTTTTGGTGTAATAACATCTCTTATTGCTTATGAAATTGGACTTTATATAAAGAAAAAAGGCAGACTTTCAATTTTTAATCCACTTATGATAGCCGTTATTATATTAATATTATTCCTTACAAAGTTTCATATCAAATATGAGGATTACAATAAGGGAGGCCAAATAATTTCGTTTTTTTTATTCCCTGCAACAGTTGCGTTAGCTTTGCCAATGTATAAAAAATTTGTATTATTTAAAGAAAATGCTACACCAATACTTATAGGGATTTTTAGTGGAGCCATATCTGGTTTTATTAGTGTAGTATTTCTTTCAAAATTATTTGGATTAACAGATGTACTTATTAAATCTCTAATGCCTAAATCTATAACAACACCTATAGGAATAGCTTTGTCAAAACAGTTGGGTGGACTTCAATCAATTACAGTTGTAGCGATAATTATTACAGGTATTATAGGTTCAATTGTAGGACCGTTCTTATACAAAATTTTTAAAATTAATGATAAAGTTGCCCTAGGAATTGCTATGGGGTCATCAGCTCATGCACTTGGAACAGCAAGAGCTATGGAAATAGGGGAAGTTGAGGGAGCGATGAGTGGTTTAACTATGGCTATCTCAGGAGTCATGACTGTCCTATTGTACCCTCTTTTATGGAAGATGTTTCTTAAACTATTCTAA
- a CDS encoding CidA/LrgA family protein has product MRYLRQLMIVLIPYVLGTVLQLTLKLPIPGSVIGLILLFLGLQIGIVKIEMIEELCEFLLSNMSFLFIPAGVGLMTAFGVLKGKWIPFMIIVVFSTCVVWIVTALVVKILRKGRLHE; this is encoded by the coding sequence ATGAGGTATTTAAGACAATTAATGATTGTTTTAATTCCATATGTTTTAGGAACTGTATTACAACTAACATTAAAATTACCAATTCCAGGATCTGTTATTGGACTTATTTTATTGTTTTTAGGATTACAAATAGGAATAGTTAAAATTGAAATGATAGAAGAGCTTTGTGAGTTTCTTTTATCAAATATGTCCTTTTTATTTATACCTGCTGGAGTGGGTCTAATGACGGCATTTGGTGTATTAAAGGGGAAATGGATACCATTTATGATTATAGTTGTTTTTTCCACATGTGTAGTGTGGATTGTAACAGCACTCGTAGTTAAAATTTTAAGGAAAGGACGTTTACATGAATGA
- a CDS encoding SAM-dependent methyltransferase yields MITDKLFYKTLLKSMFSDPFEIRFWDGDEEKYGEGESKFKIILNEPIPKGDIINNPSIALGEGYMTKKLEVVGSVQSVIESLYNNKESFLKKSAKYQHLIKKIKNSIKRSKDNIEFHYDIGNDFYKLWLDDTMSYSCGYFKNDTNSLYQAQINKINHILKKLNLKEGQTLLDIGCGWGELIITAAKQYKVKAVGITLSEEQFEKVNERIKAEGLEDLVEVKLEDYRQLKNLSFDRIVSIGMLEHVGLDNLSEYFHVVNSLLNDKGLSLVHCITGINEGGTNTWIDKYIFPGGHVPAIKTIISDIAEQNFELIDIESLRRHYGKTLEHWAENFENALPIIEKSKDEMFIRMWRLYLNSCAASFNCGNINLHQILFAKGVNNDLPLTREYLYK; encoded by the coding sequence TTGATTACAGATAAATTATTTTATAAAACTTTATTAAAAAGCATGTTTTCAGATCCATTTGAAATTAGGTTTTGGGATGGTGATGAGGAAAAGTACGGTGAAGGTGAGAGCAAATTTAAAATCATTCTTAATGAGCCGATACCAAAAGGTGATATTATAAATAATCCTTCAATAGCTCTCGGAGAAGGGTATATGACTAAAAAATTAGAGGTAGTAGGTAGTGTACAGTCTGTGATTGAATCTTTATATAATAATAAGGAAAGTTTTTTAAAAAAGAGTGCGAAATATCAACATTTAATAAAAAAGATAAAAAATAGTATAAAAAGAAGTAAAGACAATATAGAATTTCATTATGATATCGGTAATGATTTTTATAAGCTATGGTTGGATGATACTATGAGTTATTCTTGCGGATACTTTAAGAATGATACTAATTCCTTATATCAGGCTCAAATTAATAAAATAAATCATATTTTGAAAAAATTAAATTTAAAAGAAGGACAAACTCTACTTGATATAGGGTGTGGTTGGGGAGAACTCATAATAACAGCTGCGAAGCAATATAAGGTGAAAGCTGTTGGTATTACTTTAAGTGAAGAGCAGTTTGAAAAGGTAAATGAAAGAATAAAAGCAGAAGGACTAGAAGATTTGGTTGAAGTTAAACTTGAAGATTACAGGCAATTAAAAAATTTAAGTTTTGATAGAATTGTAAGTATAGGAATGTTAGAGCATGTAGGACTAGATAACTTATCTGAATATTTTCATGTAGTGAATAGTTTATTGAATGATAAAGGTCTGTCTTTAGTTCATTGTATAACAGGAATAAATGAAGGCGGTACAAATACATGGATAGACAAATATATTTTTCCAGGTGGACATGTGCCAGCAATAAAAACTATTATTTCAGATATAGCAGAGCAAAATTTTGAACTAATTGATATAGAAAGTCTTAGAAGGCATTATGGTAAAACGCTGGAACATTGGGCTGAAAACTTTGAAAATGCTCTTCCTATAATAGAGAAGAGTAAAGATGAAATGTTTATAAGAATGTGGAGATTATACTTAAATTCTTGCGCTGCATCATTTAATTGTGGTAATATTAATCTTCATCAGATATTATTCGCCAAAGGAGTAAATAATGATTTACCTTTGACAAGAGAATACTTATATAAATAA
- the rbr gene encoding rubrerythrin has translation MQLNGSKTERNLLSTFAGESRARNKYTFYAEKAEKEGYEYIASIFEATANNEKAHAREVFNRFLKMNKSTADNLKDSAEGEAHESNNLYKQFEKEARAEGFTEIANFYKELQEVEGNHEMRFMKIYENLEAGMIFKRNTDVKWQCMNCGYIHIGKEAPAFCPLCKFPRAYFKIYCEDYK, from the coding sequence ATGCAATTAAATGGTAGTAAGACTGAAAGAAATCTTCTCAGCACTTTTGCTGGAGAGTCAAGAGCACGAAATAAATATACATTTTATGCTGAAAAAGCAGAAAAGGAAGGGTATGAGTATATAGCCTCTATTTTTGAAGCTACTGCGAACAATGAAAAGGCTCATGCAAGAGAAGTTTTTAATAGGTTTCTTAAGATGAATAAAAGTACAGCAGATAATTTAAAAGATTCGGCCGAGGGAGAAGCTCATGAAAGTAATAACCTATATAAACAATTTGAAAAAGAAGCCCGGGCAGAAGGTTTTACTGAAATTGCAAATTTCTATAAGGAATTACAAGAAGTAGAAGGAAATCATGAAATGAGGTTTATGAAAATATATGAAAATCTTGAAGCAGGTATGATATTTAAAAGAAACACTGATGTAAAATGGCAATGTATGAATTGTGGATATATTCATATTGGAAAAGAAGCCCCTGCCTTTTGTCCACTATGTAAGTTCCCAAGAGCTTACTTTAAAATCTATTGCGAAGACTACAAATAG
- a CDS encoding phosphodiester glycosidase family protein, which translates to MKTIKKKEKGKRSKSRLVLLFIIFQIVFTTITGPFMIYYGPFKNVRSTVVGSAMTTLTLQWLVTSFLSDDKINKIMSQQKVDVIVQDNSHGIGTGVKVKNKNDKGVTRYEIIGNKFKGYLLVINDPTRVKVGYSSKIGEEGELTSDIARSNNAIAAINGGGFTDRSAGSLWTGTGANPAGVIMSGGKIVYNDINNGNEKIETIALTKLGKLLVGTYTIKEMIKFGVSEAVSFGPAMIVNGFKTINHGNGGWGIAPRTCIAQRKDGAILFLVIDGRQIRSLGATLREAQDVLYDHGAYNAANLDGGSSSTLFYDDEVINNPCDSLGERSVPSIIYVENRK; encoded by the coding sequence ATGAAAACAATAAAGAAAAAAGAAAAAGGTAAAAGGAGTAAAAGCAGACTAGTTTTATTATTTATTATATTTCAAATTGTTTTCACAACAATTACAGGTCCATTTATGATTTATTATGGCCCATTTAAAAATGTAAGGTCTACGGTTGTAGGTTCTGCAATGACTACGCTTACCTTACAATGGCTAGTGACATCATTTTTATCTGATGATAAGATAAATAAAATTATGAGCCAGCAGAAGGTGGATGTTATAGTTCAAGATAATTCACATGGAATAGGCACAGGCGTAAAGGTAAAAAACAAAAATGATAAAGGTGTTACAAGGTATGAAATAATAGGGAATAAATTTAAGGGATATCTGCTAGTAATTAATGATCCAACCAGAGTGAAAGTGGGATATAGTAGTAAGATCGGCGAGGAAGGGGAATTAACTAGTGATATTGCAAGAAGTAATAATGCCATTGCAGCCATTAATGGTGGAGGCTTTACAGATAGAAGTGCGGGATCACTTTGGACGGGAACTGGGGCAAATCCAGCTGGAGTTATAATGTCTGGTGGAAAGATTGTTTATAATGATATAAATAATGGTAATGAAAAAATAGAAACTATAGCATTAACTAAATTGGGAAAGTTACTAGTTGGCACTTATACAATTAAAGAGATGATAAAATTTGGGGTAAGCGAGGCAGTATCCTTTGGTCCTGCCATGATAGTTAATGGATTTAAGACAATAAATCATGGCAATGGTGGTTGGGGAATTGCACCTAGAACATGTATAGCACAAAGAAAGGATGGGGCAATATTATTTCTAGTTATTGACGGTAGACAGATACGTAGTTTAGGAGCTACGCTAAGAGAGGCACAAGATGTGTTATATGATCATGGAGCTTATAATGCAGCTAATTTAGATGGAGGTTCATCCTCTACATTATTTTATGATGATGAAGTTATAAACAATCCTTGTGATAGTTTGGGAGAAAGATCTGTACCTTCAATTATATATGTAGAAAACAGAAAATAG
- a CDS encoding O-antigen ligase family protein gives MSILVFLIVISPYTTIIPIIYMLYMVLFKKVSIHKNHWNIGLCLLFIWSLIVGVINYSFSSIVVSFALFMYLCVSIFLQDYCKNESIVEKIYMHLVSFSLISVIFGIIEKVIYVYFNINIWSKFLQITSQPVVNDRIYSTFGNPNVAGNWFAIMIIVGLYFCSIKSKTTKLFYRAATLLFFIALYLTGSRGAFIGLLCGLFIFYLLKGSKKDMWLFITIFIITVAVTFMPSEISKNITAHGFDDSFISRVGIWKGCLKMIRIKPFTGWGLMGITEHGADFMKGYFYATLYHGHNIWITIMTTLGGIGLLIYAYLKINLFRNLKILYAQKCRVVPMLAGIQAVIIGHGLVDFTMIAPQTGLLFIASSAIISSLVKQNNSPSFYDDSNDSNHEKSSKIS, from the coding sequence ATGTCTATTTTAGTTTTTTTAATAGTTATTTCTCCTTATACGACCATAATACCAATAATATATATGCTATATATGGTATTATTTAAAAAAGTAAGCATACACAAAAATCATTGGAACATAGGACTTTGTTTACTTTTTATTTGGTCTTTAATAGTAGGAGTTATAAATTATAGTTTTTCATCAATTGTTGTATCTTTTGCTCTTTTTATGTATTTATGTGTTAGCATTTTTTTACAAGATTATTGTAAAAATGAAAGTATAGTGGAAAAGATATATATGCATTTAGTATCGTTTTCACTGATTTCAGTTATTTTTGGAATTATTGAGAAAGTTATATATGTTTATTTTAACATTAATATTTGGTCGAAATTTCTTCAAATTACATCTCAGCCGGTAGTTAATGATAGAATATATAGCACTTTTGGAAATCCCAATGTAGCAGGTAATTGGTTTGCCATAATGATTATTGTAGGTCTTTATTTTTGCAGTATTAAATCTAAAACAACAAAATTATTTTATAGAGCAGCAACACTCTTGTTTTTTATTGCATTATATTTAACAGGATCACGTGGTGCTTTTATCGGTCTCTTATGTGGACTTTTCATTTTTTATCTACTTAAAGGTAGCAAAAAGGATATGTGGCTGTTTATAACAATATTCATAATTACAGTTGCAGTTACTTTTATGCCATCGGAGATTTCGAAAAATATAACGGCACATGGGTTTGATGACTCATTTATTAGTCGTGTTGGAATATGGAAAGGATGTTTAAAAATGATAAGGATTAAGCCCTTTACCGGTTGGGGGCTTATGGGAATTACCGAGCATGGGGCAGACTTTATGAAAGGTTATTTTTATGCAACGTTATACCATGGTCATAATATCTGGATTACGATTATGACAACACTTGGAGGCATCGGGCTTTTAATATATGCTTATTTGAAGATCAATTTATTTAGAAATTTAAAGATACTTTATGCACAAAAGTGTAGAGTGGTTCCAATGCTAGCAGGCATTCAAGCTGTAATAATTGGGCATGGATTGGTTGATTTCACAATGATTGCACCTCAAACTGGGCTATTATTTATAGCTAGTTCAGCTATAATAAGTTCTCTTGTAAAACAAAATAATAGTCCATCGTTTTATGATGATTCGAATGATTCTAATCATGAAAAATCATCGAAAATTAGTTAG
- a CDS encoding phosphatase PAP2 family protein, with amino-acid sequence MYLKIGNEIQKIDDYILFVIKKYGQNRYLDIIMPIVTFMGNMGIIWFIISIALILDKPYRIIGNSVILTLIISTIVGEGIMKHVVRRVRPCNKQEYVSKLYLKPTSYSFPSGHTLSSFAAAEMLSMYFTQYKLIFMTIAFLIALSRLYLYVHYPTDVIAGVIVGVICSKIIFIILQQGYNSSIQQILINIK; translated from the coding sequence GTGTATCTCAAAATTGGGAATGAAATACAAAAAATCGATGATTATATTCTATTTGTTATTAAAAAGTATGGACAAAATAGATATTTAGATATTATAATGCCTATAGTGACATTCATGGGGAATATGGGGATTATTTGGTTTATAATATCTATTGCATTAATATTAGATAAGCCGTATAGGATAATTGGGAATTCAGTAATTCTAACATTAATTATAAGTACAATTGTTGGTGAAGGTATAATGAAACACGTAGTACGACGAGTTAGGCCTTGTAATAAGCAGGAGTATGTTAGCAAGCTTTACTTAAAACCAACATCTTATTCTTTTCCTTCGGGACATACATTATCATCCTTTGCTGCTGCAGAAATGCTCTCTATGTATTTTACACAATATAAATTAATATTTATGACAATAGCATTTTTGATAGCTCTTTCGAGACTATACTTATATGTTCATTATCCTACAGATGTTATAGCGGGAGTTATAGTGGGGGTAATATGTTCGAAAATAATTTTTATTATTTTGCAACAAGGATATAACAGTTCAATTCAACAAATACTTATAAATATAAAATAA
- a CDS encoding DedA family protein: protein MDILINFINVIMHIDKYLTLMVQQYGMLTYGVLFLIIFIETGLVITPFLPGDSMLFAAGALAGIGSMNIFTLLIISYLAAILGDTANYFIGKKIGKKILEKEEVRFINKDYLIKAQEFYEKHGSMTIVIARFIPIIRTFAPFVAGIGEMNYSKFVPYNIVGGGLWVSLFLGGGYFFGNLSFVKTHFSYMLVAIIIISLLPGVIVFIKEKRKKNDDNEDEVQSTEI from the coding sequence ATGGATATTTTAATCAACTTTATAAACGTAATAATGCATATTGATAAGTATTTAACTTTAATGGTTCAACAGTATGGTATGTTAACATACGGAGTTCTTTTTTTAATTATATTTATTGAAACGGGTTTAGTAATTACACCGTTTTTGCCAGGTGATTCAATGTTATTCGCAGCAGGAGCACTAGCAGGAATTGGATCAATGAATATATTTACTCTCCTAATAATATCATATCTTGCGGCTATACTTGGAGATACTGCAAATTACTTTATCGGTAAAAAGATTGGGAAAAAGATACTCGAAAAAGAAGAAGTAAGGTTTATAAATAAGGATTATTTAATAAAGGCTCAGGAATTTTATGAAAAGCATGGCTCGATGACAATAGTAATTGCAAGATTTATTCCTATAATTAGAACTTTCGCACCTTTTGTAGCTGGTATTGGCGAAATGAATTATTCGAAGTTTGTACCATATAATATTGTTGGAGGAGGACTTTGGGTAAGTTTATTTTTAGGTGGAGGCTATTTCTTTGGTAATCTATCATTTGTAAAAACTCATTTTTCTTATATGTTAGTAGCTATAATAATAATTTCATTATTGCCTGGAGTTATAGTGTTTATAAAAGAAAAGAGAAAAAAAAATGATGACAATGAAGATGAGGTTCAGAGCACTGAGATTTAA